In one Chloroflexota bacterium genomic region, the following are encoded:
- the ndk gene encoding nucleoside-diphosphate kinase: MEKTFVIVKPDGVQRGLIGEIIARLERRGLKMSAAKFMQVSQDLAETHYGIHKGKPFYEGLIKYITSAPVMAMVWEGPNAVAAVRQTMGATRPTEAAPGSVRHDFGLEVGRNITHASDSPENGELEIALWFKPEELVAWGRANDEWIFE, translated from the coding sequence ATGGAAAAAACATTCGTTATCGTCAAACCCGATGGCGTGCAGCGCGGCTTGATTGGTGAAATCATCGCTCGTCTAGAACGCCGCGGTCTAAAAATGAGCGCCGCTAAATTCATGCAAGTCAGCCAGGATTTAGCCGAAACCCATTACGGCATTCACAAGGGCAAGCCCTTTTACGAAGGTCTAATTAAGTACATCACCTCGGCCCCGGTGATGGCAATGGTCTGGGAAGGTCCCAATGCCGTGGCTGCTGTGCGCCAGACGATGGGCGCTACGCGCCCCACCGAAGCCGCTCCCGGTTCTGTGCGCCACGATTTTGGTCTCGAGGTTGGCCGCAATATCACCCACGCCTCCGATTCCCCCGAAAATGGCGAGTTGGAAATAGCTTTATGGTTCAAACCCGAAGAACTCGTCGCCTGGGGACGCGCCAACGACGAATGGATTTTTGAGTAA
- a CDS encoding TIGR03960 family B12-binding radical SAM protein codes for MLTPQQIQIKLERILPTVQKPGRYTGGELNQVVKDWDTVQTKVALVFPDIYDLGMSNLGMAILYDLLNQRSDVLAERAYTPWADMEAAMREHQVPLYSLETKHPLADFDIIGITLPYETLYTSTLNVLDLAGIPLFSAARGPEHPLVIAGGHTTYNPEPMHAFVDAFVIGEGEEVIQEIVEAVQMLKRQDVGRQTLLHELSQISGVYVPSLYEAHYNDDGTFASIKKLTQDAPLPITKRVVAKLPPPTTRFIVPYVDTVHNRAPIEIMRGCTRGCRFCHAGMVNRPVRERPVEEVLSAIEQALAHTGFEEISLLSLSSSDYTNVVELVEKVHQRFDSEHLSVSLPSLRIESVSVDLMDALKGGRKGGFTLAPEAATEKMRQIINKPVSTEQLLDTAREIFARGWPTIKLYFMIGHPSETLEDVQAIADLCKAVRNVGRDTMGKRAQVNAGVSTFVPKPHTPFQWVSCDSIEQIRAKQELLRSELRGKGLKLSWNNPLETQLEAWLSRGDRRMSEVIYQAWKNGAKFDAWREFFNYEAWQAAFAATVLEPEFYTHRQRPLDEVFPWEHLSTTVRKTFLTQDYLWSLDGRTRIDCREQCFACGILPTFANLRREHPGEEWKCPEVKNKRVAVRREQEAVSG; via the coding sequence ATGCTCACACCCCAACAAATTCAAATTAAGCTCGAACGCATTCTCCCCACCGTGCAAAAGCCGGGGCGTTATACCGGCGGCGAACTCAATCAGGTGGTCAAAGATTGGGATACGGTTCAAACCAAAGTTGCTCTGGTTTTTCCGGATATTTATGACCTGGGTATGTCAAATCTGGGGATGGCAATCCTTTACGATTTGCTCAACCAGCGCAGTGACGTGTTGGCTGAGCGCGCCTATACCCCCTGGGCAGATATGGAAGCTGCCATGCGGGAGCATCAGGTTCCGCTTTATTCATTGGAGACAAAACACCCTCTGGCGGATTTTGACATCATCGGGATTACGCTGCCCTATGAGACTCTCTACACCAGCACGCTGAATGTACTTGACCTGGCGGGGATTCCATTATTCAGCGCGGCGCGCGGCCCGGAGCATCCTCTGGTCATCGCGGGAGGACACACAACCTACAACCCGGAGCCGATGCACGCCTTTGTGGATGCTTTTGTGATTGGCGAGGGAGAGGAGGTCATTCAGGAGATTGTGGAAGCGGTGCAGATGTTAAAACGTCAAGATGTCGGACGTCAGACGCTATTACATGAACTTTCCCAAATATCCGGCGTTTACGTACCTTCGCTCTACGAAGCCCACTACAACGATGATGGCACTTTCGCATCCATAAAAAAGCTTACTCAAGACGCGCCGCTGCCCATCACCAAGCGCGTGGTTGCCAAGCTGCCCCCGCCAACCACGCGCTTCATCGTACCGTATGTAGATACTGTCCACAACCGCGCCCCCATCGAGATTATGCGCGGTTGCACGCGCGGCTGCCGCTTCTGCCACGCGGGGATGGTCAACCGCCCGGTGCGCGAGCGCCCCGTAGAAGAAGTACTCTCGGCAATTGAACAAGCGCTGGCTCACACCGGCTTTGAAGAAATCAGTTTGCTTTCTCTATCATCCAGCGATTATACAAACGTTGTCGAATTGGTGGAAAAAGTGCATCAACGTTTCGATAGCGAACACCTTTCGGTATCGCTACCCTCGCTGCGCATTGAAAGTGTCTCGGTGGATTTGATGGATGCGCTCAAAGGTGGACGTAAAGGCGGCTTCACGCTGGCCCCCGAAGCCGCAACCGAAAAAATGCGCCAGATTATTAACAAGCCGGTCAGCACTGAGCAGCTTTTAGATACGGCGCGCGAAATCTTTGCCCGCGGCTGGCCGACGATTAAGCTCTACTTTATGATCGGCCACCCCTCCGAAACGCTGGAAGATGTGCAGGCTATCGCCGATTTGTGTAAAGCAGTGCGCAACGTGGGACGCGACACCATGGGCAAGCGCGCCCAGGTCAACGCCGGGGTGAGCACTTTCGTACCCAAACCACACACGCCCTTTCAATGGGTTTCCTGTGATTCGATTGAGCAAATCCGCGCCAAACAAGAATTGCTCCGGTCAGAACTACGCGGTAAGGGACTCAAACTCAGTTGGAATAACCCCCTCGAAACGCAGCTTGAAGCCTGGCTTTCCCGCGGCGATCGACGCATGTCCGAAGTTATTTATCAGGCCTGGAAAAATGGGGCCAAATTTGACGCTTGGCGCGAGTTCTTCAATTACGAAGCCTGGCAAGCTGCCTTTGCCGCCACAGTGTTAGAACCAGAATTCTATACGCACCGCCAACGCCCACTCGACGAAGTTTTCCCCTGGGAGCATCTCAGCACAACCGTGCGCAAAACCTTCCTGACCCAAGATTATCTCTGGAGCCTGGATGGGCGCACGCGCATCGACTGCCGTGAACAGTGCTTTGCATGCGGCATTTTGCCGACATTTGCCAATTTGCGCCGCGAACACCCCGGCGAGGAATGGAAATGCCCGGAAGTGAAAAATAAGCGCGTAGCCGTCAGACGAGAACAGGAAGCCGTAAGTGGATAA
- a CDS encoding DUF2344 domain-containing protein — protein MDNKLIRLKITFAKTDAMRYTSHLDLQRTWERTLRRARLPLAYSQGFNPRPKINLGAALPLGFTGAAELIEVWLEDEILLEEIESTLTRALPPGIVVQEIVETINPGPKLQNLIYAASYHIILSETPQDIASTVDALLAQDEILQDRRGKRYDLRPLIEELRLNEDGTLHLQVSTLPGKTGRPDEVLLALGIDPLTARIQRTKLLLKAN, from the coding sequence GTGGATAATAAATTGATAAGGCTAAAGATAACCTTCGCCAAAACCGATGCTATGCGCTATACCAGCCACCTGGATTTACAGCGCACCTGGGAACGCACACTGCGCCGGGCGCGGTTGCCGCTGGCTTATAGTCAGGGATTTAACCCGCGACCGAAAATTAATCTTGGTGCGGCACTGCCGTTGGGCTTCACCGGCGCAGCCGAATTGATCGAAGTCTGGCTGGAGGATGAGATTCTGCTCGAGGAAATAGAATCAACACTGACCCGCGCGCTGCCTCCCGGCATTGTTGTGCAAGAAATCGTCGAGACTATAAATCCCGGCCCTAAGTTGCAAAATCTGATTTACGCGGCCAGTTATCACATCATTTTGAGCGAGACCCCTCAGGATATAGCTTCCACGGTGGATGCACTTCTCGCTCAAGATGAAATCTTGCAGGATCGACGCGGCAAGAGATATGACCTGCGTCCCCTGATCGAGGAATTGCGCCTGAACGAAGATGGTACGCTGCATTTACAGGTTAGCACGCTACCAGGCAAAACCGGCCGCCCCGACGAAGTGCTGCTGGCATTAGGGATTGACCCGCTGACGGCGCGCATCCAGCGCACGAAATTATTACTGAAAGCAAACTAA